The following are encoded in a window of Cryptococcus neoformans var. neoformans B-3501A chromosome 13, whole genome shotgun sequence genomic DNA:
- a CDS encoding hypothetical protein (Match to EST gb|CF188355.1|CF188355; HMMPfam hit to PLA2_B, Lysophospholipase catalytic domain, score: 420.8, E(): 1.6e-123), producing the protein MSIITTAFALSLLATTAFAVPPETPRIELQAERGLGDQSYAPWQVDCPSNVTWIRNATTGLGTGERAYIEAREKLVQPAIEQMMAARGLETPPRTPVIGVALAGGGYRAMLTGLGGIMGMMNESTEASQSETGGWLDGVSYWSGLSGGSWATGSFMSNGGQLPTTLLENLWNIDSNLVFPDDGKLSFYTNLYTETNAKSDLGFPVQITDIWGLAIGSHVLPEPYQLSNTPNLTFSSLPSVVAALGNASLPMPIIVAADRKRREAGELVIAENATVWEFTPYEFGSWAFGSQYKSPGAFTPIEYLGTSVDDGSPNGTCWKGFDQLSFVMGTSATLFNGAFLELNGTDSGLLTNLITAFLADLGEDQADISRIPNSFSNYNSGENPIYNLTYITLVDAGETNQNIPLEPLLVPTRDVDAIVAFDSSYDSDYIWPNGTALRTTYERAKILAEHENTRVLMPEVPSMNGFVNGGYNSRPTFFGCNDTTTPVIIYIPSYPWSFAANTSTYQLSYENNEANEMLLNGMRSLTLNHSVPTWPTCFACALTDRSFMYTSENRSTTCQECFDTWCWAGDDNTTEPANYEPVINSVPPWLIANNLSIGMADAPGSNESTAGTASSGAAKMGVGMGMVALTAGLGLML; encoded by the exons ATGTCAATCATCACGACCGCTTTCGCGCTCTCACTTCTCGCCACCACTGCTTTCGCTGTTCCTCCAGAGACTCCGCGGATTGAGCTTCAGGCGGAGAGAGGTTTGGGTGATCAATCCTATGCTCCTTGGCAAGTCGATTGCCCCTCCAACGTTACTTGGATTAGAAATGCCACT ACTGGTTTAGGTACCGGCGAACGAGCCTATATTGAGGCTCGTGAAAAACTTGTCCAACCTGCGATCGAGCAGATGATGGCTGCTCGAGGGCTCGAAACTCCTCCCCGGACACCTGTCATCGGTGTCGCCTTGGCCGGTGGTGGTTACCGTGCAATGCT TACAGGGTTGGGTGGTATCATGGGCATGATGAATGAGAGTACGGAAGCGTCCCAAAGCGAGACTGGTGGTTGGCTTGACGGCGTAAGCTACTGGTCTGGTCTGAGCGGTGGAAGTTGGGCAACTGGGTCTTTCATGTCGAATGGGGGTCAGTTGCCCACAACTCTTCTTGAAAAC CTCTGGAACATCGATTCCAATCTCGTCTTTCCAGATGACGGCAAACTTTCATTCTACACTAATCTTTACACTGAGACCAACGCCAAATCAGACCTCGGTTTCCCAGTTCAAATTACTGATATTTGGGGTCTTGCCATTGGCTCCCACGTTTTACCCGAGCCTTACCAGCTCTCCAACACTCCTAATCTCACTTTTTCTAGCCTTCCCTCTGTCGTCGCTGCCTTGGGCAACGCAAGCTTGCCCATGCCCATCATTGTCGCAGCTGA CCGGAAAAGACGAGAGGCTGGAGAGCTTGTCATTGCCGAAAATGCAACTGTCTGGGAGTTTACTCCATACGAGTTTGGTTCTTGGGCTTTTGGTAGCCAATACAAGAGCCCTGGTGCTTTCACCCCTATTGAATATCTCGGTACTTCAGTGGACGATGGCTCACCTAACGGTACCTGTTGGAAGGGCTTTGACCAGTTGTC CTTTGTCATGGGAACTTCTGCGACTCTTTTCAATGGTGCCTTTCTCGAACTTAACGGCACAGACAGCGGTCTTCTTACCAATTTAATCACTGCCTTCCTTGCGGATCTGGGAGAGGACCAAGCTGATATTTCCCGTATCCCCAATAGTTTCTCCAATTACAACTCGGGGGAGAACCCCATCTACAACCTCACTTACATCACCCTCGTCGATGCCGGAGAAACCAACCAGAACATACCCCTCGAACCTTTGCTCGTTCCCACCCGTGATGTTGACGCGATTGTGGCATTTGACTCTTCCTACGATTCTGACTATATTTGGCCAAACGGCACTGCTTTGAGGACTACCTACGAGCGAGCCAAGATTTTAGCTGAGCACGAGAACACAAGGGTGTTAATGCCCGAGGTCCCTAGCATGAACGGCTTTGTCAATGGTGGTTACAACTCAAGGCCTACTTTCTTTGGCTGTAACGATACCACCACTCCTGTGATCATCTACATACCTTCTTACCCATGGAGCTTTGCTGCCAATACTTCTACT TACCAACTTTCGTACGAGAATAATGAAGCCAACGAAATGTTGCTCAACGGTATGCGCTCTCTCACTCTCAACCACTCTGTCCCCACCTGGCCCACTTGCTTTGCTTGTGCTCTTACCGACCGCTCCTTCATGTACACCTCCGAGAACCGATCCACCACCTGTCAAGAGTGTTTTGACACTTGGTGTTGGGCTGGTGACGACAACACCACCGAGCCTGCGAATTATGAGCCTGTAATCAACAGTGTTCCGCCCTGGTTGATCGCCAACAACCTGAGTATCGGCATGGCCGATGCTCCTGGGAGCAACGAATCCACTGCTGGCACAGCGTCCAGTGGTGCAGCGAAGATGGGTGTGGGCATGGGTATGGTCGCTCTCACTGCTGGTTTGGGCTTGATGCTTTAG